Within the Malus sylvestris chromosome 4, drMalSylv7.2, whole genome shotgun sequence genome, the region TCTACATTGCAGCAATGGTATCCGCCCTGGTTGCTTCTCCAATAACCAGGGCCTTCGGTCGAAACATTTCCATGAGCATTAGCGGCGCTACCTACTTGATCGGTGCCATCCTCAGTGCCGCCGCAGTGAACGCTGTAATGCTCATCATCGGTCGCATTTTCCTCGGCATTGGCATTGGTTTCGCCCTTCAGTCGAGTATAATCTTTTTGTCAGAAATGGCGCCGGCTTTTATCAGAGGAGCTCTCAACTTTATACTCCAACTGAATGTGACAATTGGGATTTTAGTGGCGAATTTCGTCAACTATAGCGCCGGACATATAAAAGGTGGATGGGGAGGGAGAGTTTCTTTAGCATCGGCAATTATTCCGGCGCTACTGCTTTTGGTCGGGTCTCTCTTCCTGCCGGACACTCCCAACTCCATGCTTGACAGAGGCCAACCGGCTGACAAGGTAAAGAAACTGTTACGGAAAATTCACGGCACGTCAAATGTGGAGGTGGAGTTCCAAGACCTTGTTTTCGCCACCGCGGCTGCGAAAAAAGTAAACTCGCCCATGAAAAATCTCTTGTTTCATCCCAAGTACAGGCCTTACCTTGTCATGTGCATCTTTATTCCGATTTTCCAACAGCTCGCCGGCATCAACGCCATCACATTCTACGCGCCGACCCTATACAAGAAATTAGGGTTCGGTCACAAGGCCTCACTTATGTCCAGCGCTATAACCGGAGTTGTGAACGTTGTTGCTACGTGTGTTTCTGTCGCGGGTGTGGACACATTCGGACGGAGGCCCTTGTTTCTTGTAGGCGGTGTACAGATGTTTATATGTCAAATGGCGGTGGCAGCAATGATGGCGATCAAGTTTGGAATTTCGGGACATGGGAACATGTCGAAAAGCGAAGCGGATTTTTTGGTGATTTTAATTTGCTTCTACGTAGCAGCATTTGCTTGGTCTTGGGGGCCATTGGGATGGTTAGTACCAAGTGAAATATGCCCATTGGAGGTGAGATCAGCAGCGCAAGCACTGACTGTATCTGTCAACATGTTGTTCATGTTTGGAATTGCTCAATCTTCCCTCACTATGTTCTGCCACCTCAAGTTCggtctcttcttcctcttcgccGGATTCGTGTTGATCATGACGGTTTTCGTGTTCTTTTTCGTGCCAGAGACGAAGAACTTTCGGATGGAAGACATGGACAGGGTGTGGAGGGAGCATTGGTTCTGGGGGAGGTATATACCCGAGCCGCAGGAGGTTTCTGACTGTGAGATGAATTAATCAAAAGATCATCTCATGTTAATTTTTTGACAAAGTTCTAGGGTGGACTCTAGGTGCAAGTTAAATGTACAAATTTACCATGTGTACTTTCTTTCTTTGTCCATAAATGAACTTGATGAGCATTAGTTTTGGGAGACTTTTTTTATTGGATTGTGCTATCTACGtacctttttttacttcttatacATCCTTTTAATTTCTGaccgtcggatcgaatgaattgaagaatattaaataatataaattaggggtgtgctatccacacaccccaaattacttctcacacatccttgttaatttctgtcccttgatcttcttcaattcgtCCGATCTGActgccgaaaattagaagggtgtgtgagaagtaaaatggggtgtgtggatatcacaccttataaattaagggaactttaatgaaaagcacctgatactgttcactttaacaaaaaaccacatttttacactaaaaagtcaatcatggtactattcactttaccctttattttgtccttatcattaaaaactcaaagttttcaaatccttttcattagttttcctataaataaggagtatgagaagtaaaatggggtgtgtggatatcacacccctttttatttttagggtGATTTTGTgtcaaatcaataaaaatttacaatattaataatatatcaacaatatttatattaattataaataagTCAATCATGTATTGTGATacttaaatgcatttaaaattaacaaaaattacaaaatctgTTACTACAGCTGACACCCACTTCAATTGACACTCCCTTTTTTCCATAGTTTTTATATCCTGGAATAAGTCAATATGGATCAGCCGtgtctttcttgattctataatttttttatttattaaaagcaTAATTATTAGTGTCCATATAAtgaattttcaaatgacaagtATATTCCCACATATATTACAAATTATGGATggggatcctcttcggatcctccttgtgaggaCAAGATAGATTTtatctgttcatcgtacatcatgcgacTAGCTTTCGTTAGGTAATgtttgtgtttagttttaaataaAGAATTCAAAATGGTTTATGATTGCATGATGCACGATAAATAAATAAGATGTGAGAATCCTATCCGAATGGGATCTAAACTCCAAAATACCAATTTACCAAATACTCAATAaatttattttactttattttcacagtttttttAATAAAGTAAGCAACACCAAACTAGCGCTAGTAGGGCAGGGGGAATTTGGAAATATAAACATTTTGAGAAGCACCTAATGAAATATAGcctatgtttttcatttgttataaaattaaccaaaattgaaatgaaaaagaCTTAATTACCCGTATGTTAAAACTCTCTCCTCCTCCTACCTCTACTGTTCGTCTCCTACGCTCCAAGAGGttgaagaaagagaaagcattCATTTTTGCAGAAGAATCGCCCAAATCCAATCCAACACAACACTTTCTCATTTCCTTGCTCTAAACTGAATTCCTCAAGGGAGGAAGACAATAATAGCAAATATTAGACAATTTAGGAGGTatatttaattaagaatttgagagattttaatgaatttataaatttatagagttttaattgatttgtagacatttcatataaaattttgattcaattatcTTGAATCAGTATTgtgagctttttgttaaaattctgttcattaaaataattaaaatctctcaaaatttCAATTGAATATACCCCTTAGATTACGATAGCATGTATTGCTCTTCCCCTTTGACTCGTAACTTTCCGGATACAGGTAGGTAGTGGATCGGATTGATTTTCAAATTGCAACTGTAATCCTATCGTTTTCTTGCGTTTTCTCGGCAGCCAAACAGTCAACGTTTCTATTATGCGCGTGCAGATTCTCGGCAACCAACCGATTGAAGGTTTTGATTCGAAATCAATTGAGGGATTGAGATTGAGATTAGCATTGAGGAATTAGGTGCGTTGGAGACAAACAGTCGAGGTAGGAGGAGAAGAGAGAGTTCACTTGAGGGTAATTAAGTCCtttcatttcaattttggttaattttataACAAATGGATTACATAGGCTACATTGCATTATGTGGTTCTCAAAAAGGTTATGTTTCCAAAT harbors:
- the LOC126618803 gene encoding sugar transport protein 10-like; this encodes MSRGAVVVVSGVRQNDGNITNFVLVNCLVAAWAGLLFGYDSGGVISREAFLRKFFPSAFKEREADNENMYCKPHNHLMILFTSSVYIAAMVSALVASPITRAFGRNISMSISGATYLIGAILSAAAVNAVMLIIGRIFLGIGIGFALQSSIIFLSEMAPAFIRGALNFILQLNVTIGILVANFVNYSAGHIKGGWGGRVSLASAIIPALLLLVGSLFLPDTPNSMLDRGQPADKVKKLLRKIHGTSNVEVEFQDLVFATAAAKKVNSPMKNLLFHPKYRPYLVMCIFIPIFQQLAGINAITFYAPTLYKKLGFGHKASLMSSAITGVVNVVATCVSVAGVDTFGRRPLFLVGGVQMFICQMAVAAMMAIKFGISGHGNMSKSEADFLVILICFYVAAFAWSWGPLGWLVPSEICPLEVRSAAQALTVSVNMLFMFGIAQSSLTMFCHLKFGLFFLFAGFVLIMTVFVFFFVPETKNFRMEDMDRVWREHWFWGRYIPEPQEVSDCEMN